The genomic DNA TGGGATTTATTAATGTCCCATACAGGACACAATACAACATAACGCTATGTTTATAACAGCTGACTTATTGATTGAGCCGAGTCTACTGTCGTTGTATAATGGTCTTACACCCAAAACAACAACTCCTATTATTGTTGGTTAAAGCACAAACCAACCTCCatataatttcttcaaaatcaagCAACTCACCAATCTACTTGTTTAAATTGACATTGACAATGACATTTCTccatatttttagttttatatgttagatattttttgtttaaattggtCATATGTTAGTGTTTAAGGTTTatgaaattgttgatttttttggtaatcAATGATCAAATGCTTGCATGTTTACACCGCAAGTGTTGTTTAGTTTAAGTGCAATGtggtattttaaaatttgaaatagcATAGTGAACCAAAAATGCATATTTTGCACtccaaatattttgataaaatgtaTGAATGagatcattgatttttttttctttatattttttgttgtgtaAATATGTTGACAATGCAAATAGGGTCTGACTAGACAAACAAATCATAACCAGTAGCGTTTGCAGAGAGAGTGGCGGTGAACCCTCCTACTAAACGATGACGGGGCATAGGGACGTCGATGGGGAGGGAAACTCAGTGACGGGTCAGTCACTTGTGGTTTCAATTGATTATATCCAAAGAAACACTTTTGTTGAGACCAAAACTTCCCTTCAAAAGACCAATGAAATTTTTCGGTTCATTCAAGAGTCCAACTTCTGTAACATCTACTAAAACTTCTGTTTCTATTAACGTTGATGTTGTGCACCATATCTTGAATCTGTTTTGCTTCAGAATTCTAATCTCTTCAGTTTTGAGACCTGGTTTCTTGAAATGCAGAACATAATTTAGAGCCTTCAATCCTTCAGATGCTTCTGAACATAATTCCTCTTCTAATTCAAACGTTGACATCTGattgacttttttttagaaCTTGTTCCAAATCTTCAGCTTCTCACTTGCTTCAAATGCTCTTATATATGCTCATAACCGAAACTGGATTTAATTCAAACGTCGATATGAAGTTTGTgattaaatgaatttatttgAGTTCAATAAGGATTCATCTTCTTTGACCTAAAGTTACTTCTCTTCTGCATCCTATTTGTCGAGTATGCACTTGCTTGCAGCAGTTGGTGAATTAGTGGGCAAAAGGAACGGGTTGAAGTGATGAGTTAGTCTTCTTTTTTAAGGTTGTTGGTTGTGGATGTAATCCTTGAACTTGAGAAGATGGTGGTTGGTAGGTTGAAGTACACAGAAAGGTGAAAAGCTgtattttttagtcaaaaacaaaaaataataaatggttgAAACCACTGGCAAgttattgagtaaaaaaaattaatgacgtGTTGAACTACATGACAATTCAAGCATGCAAAGAGCAATCAGTAGAGAGAATGAGGGAGAATATATAAGTGACAATAAATTTCATGCTGAGAACTCTTAATCTTGTTTATAAGTGCTAGTAATTTCATTCTATAAaacttaatttataatttttcttacaTTAAACAAACATTCAAGTATTTAAAAAACTAACTtgtaatccttcaaaaaaatgtatCAGATGTATCAAATTCTAATTAAGGTATCAAATTAAGATCAAATTTCCCAAGGGAAACCCAAACAACATGCATGAGATCTAACGATTGATGTATGTTATTGACTCAAGTACTAGATTCACGGAGAATCACCAGCATCGTTGAGTGGGAAAACCACCCACAATGAATCAGTGATGGTTTTTCAGCTAGAGAAGAGTGATGCAGCTGGAGGATGATAGAAAAGGAACGTTTCAAGAGAAAGGAATTGAGAAAAGCATTAACAAGGAAGGGAGAAGAGTGTGAAGGAGAGAGAAGGGTGTGTGTGTTGCTGGTGGTGGGGAGGAGAGAAGGGTGGTGGAGTGTGTGAAAGAAATAATCTAGTGTTGGAAGGGTAGGATAATATTGTGCTCTTTCAattaatcaaatggttaaagtgaactttcccatggtggaaaagTTTTAGGCTTTCCCATGTTAAATGCCACCTATAAATCATTGATCTTGAGCCACCAAGAGCGTGTCCATTCACGATTTTCTGAGACAATTATCAAAGGAAAGGCACCCAAATCACAATAATACATTACTTACTTCAGTTATTTATTAAccactaaaatatatataaaggcAGACAAATTCAAACAATGTGTCTATGTGCCAATGACCGAATCACCTTCTGGCCAGCACTGCAGCAATAGTGCCAAAGTATTAAGTCCGACGCTCAGTCGTCAGAAAATATCATGCCAAAAGGACCAATGAAAATTCTTTATTTTGGGTCCAACTTAGGTTCAGCAGCACTCTGCCAGAACATCTCGGAGTCTAGATCAATCAACTCCATGAAATCCAAGTAGTCATCACCCGTAGAAGCCATACCGTATGTGCTAAAGTCAGCATTCTGGCCAACAGGTCCCAGGCAATCCAGGTCTCCCAAACCATCAAAAAAGTCGGTTGATAGTGCACCTTCAGCAATGTTTTCCTGGCCAAAATAATGTCGGCATTCAGTTAACCTTCAAGAAATCAAGAATAACTATATACATCACAATCATTTAGCAAACTGCAGGGGATAACTAAAACACTAAAGCCTGCAAGAGTAGAAAACACTAAAACCAgacataaaaaagaaacatcATACTGTtcccaaaacaaacaaaaaaaacacacacacaagcAGGTCGAAGAAACAAATAAACATACCTCAGGCAATATGTCGTTGTCGTTGAACATATCAAGCATTGATAAAATGTTATCAGTATtaacagcttgattttctagaTATGAATTATCCACAGGGTCGGGAGAAGGCACCAAACCTGTTAGATGTGAATTTACAGGGTCAGGGGGAGACAGCACCAATCCTGTTTGATGTGAATTTGCAGGGTCGGGAGACATAAATCCTATTTGACATTCATTTGCAGAATCAGGATACGGCATATACCCTGTTTGACATGAATTTGAAGGGTCAGGAGACGACATAAATCCTATGTGACATGCATTTGAAGGGTCGGGAGACGACATAAATCCTGTTTGACATGAATTCACAGGATCTGGAGAAGGCGTCAATCCTATTTGAGATGAATTTGCAGGGTCAGGAGAAGGCGGTAATCCTGTTTGACATGAATTTGCTGGATCGGGAGAAGGCACCAATCCGGATTGACATGGCATGGATATTGAACCATTATATCCAATAGCATGGAGATTCTGGTCATTTAGAACAAAACTATTAGATGTCACAGGCAAAGTGGGAGCTAGTGCAGCCGGCTCAGCAAACGGTGTTCCTACTTCATCATCACTCCAGTCTTCCTCATTAAATGGTCTCCCATATTGTGCACCATTCCTGGGACCAGGACCTTCCTTTTGAAATACCTTACAGATTACGTAGGAATCCTGTGATTTAAAAAGACAAACCAAAAGAGCTTGTTAAAATGTATTCACGTTGAGAACATGACAGAAAAATTATCaatcaaatgattaaaatatgCAAGAAGGGGTACCAACTTCATCATGTAAAAACAGAAAATCTCATTTTGGGTGTTAGTCAAAACATGAATAACATATTCTATTTCAAGGATTCAACAAAAGTAAATTATGCACTTTATAAGGTAAGGAGAATCAACGATTCATTGATATGAACTAATCCAATGAAATAACATGTTTCTATTTCAAGGATTCGCCTATACATGTGCATGCAAAATTATCATGAACTAAATTGCAGTCAATGAGAACTCCACAGTTCAGACTTTAAAATGCAACCCTCGCATTCAGAGGAGGTCAATGCCATTAGTGACATAGTAGGTGGAGACATAAAAGCTAATGTAATATCTATGCATAAAAAACAGATTAATGTATTATACTATCTACTACAGTCTACACAGTTAAAAAATAGATGCCAATAGCATCAACACTAAGGGTACAATATTTATGTGGATCCACAATCAAAGGTACAACAACTACAAAACTGGCACATATCAAAATGCTAACTTACACATATCTGTCTCGCTAATAAAGCACATAATACAGATTATATAGCAAATAAATGAACACACACCTGAACAATTCCTTTATCAGCTAGGTCCTTATCTTCAAGCCTATACTCGTGCATAACCCAATCAGTACGATCCCCACGAGGTGCTTTTCCAGTATGAAATATCAGTGTTTTAATCATCCCCACAGTTTGATTATTCTGTTGAACAGCTCTATCCTTACCAGTAGCTTTCCAAAACCCTATTTCCGTAGCTCGATTCATCCTCGACCCATTTCCATACTTCTTCTCAATGGGACAGAAGAAATACCATTCTAAATCCCCATTTTGGAGATAAGATAAAtctgaaaaaacaaacaaaaaaaacaaaactttattATAACAGCACATTTAGAAATTAATCTATGATACGAAATTTGTGAAATTAACTACCTGGGAGATCCCAAGGTGCGTATTTGTATATGTCAAGTTCAGCAATGACATCGTTAAGAAACTTTTTCCCCATCACTTTCCTTTTGAGGAAATATTTGATCAATTCAACTCCAGTTGGAGAGAATCGAAACCCCGGAACCAATTTCGGTATAGCCAtcgaatcaaatcaaatcaataacAAAATTACAGAATCCAACACCGAGGTTGTTTGTTGTCGTAGCGAACAAACAACCTCAGtcggaaaaaaaattgatcgaAACCTCGTAACTCAGAAAACGATTACAATAACGTGAACAAGTGTGTTACTATGAAAtcgaaagagagaaaattgattGTAAAAgcagaaagagagagagattgaagagagagaaaagtgaaACCCTAGTGATCAAGTCCAGTGACGAAAGAAGTTTTTGAAGGAACACCAAAGCTTGCCAAGGTTCATAAAGTATGAACGGTGACGAACAGATGAAAACGATGATTCAATTTTGGGGGAAAAAGTCATCGGCGGAACCCTAAATCGGAGGAGGAGATTGAATGATTTCAATCGGCGATAGAGAGAGCGAAAACCTAAATCCAAAATCGTTTCTCGGGTTGCTGTGAGAATACGAGTGAAGGGAGTGAGGGGTTTCCCATTTATTTATATAgggttttatttcttttttacagtatttatttttttcttgttcttgttcaatttcccttttattattattatcacgGGGAATAAATTACGGGTTGAAATCGGACTCATGGTCCACCCGTATTAAcaacatgtatttttattttttttaccaaaaaaaaatatgaataggTGATATTGATTCATTCAAATAATTGAAATAGCACGTTGATACAATATAAATTcgctaaaaataaaagtgatgaaTATGCGAATAAGCTCATAGCCTCCATGTTAATACCATAGAACGACGAAGTACAAAAGTCTATATTTAAGTCTCTAGAATACTCATGtatccggatctgcaacgtggatCATGCTAAAGTAATTGATTAGATATGCAGATtgaagctgatctgacaatctgaatcGAACAAATATCCGAACGaaacaagaaaacaaacaacaatGCACAAAGTCGACGAATAAACCAACATCGCACTAAGAcaacgaaatcacaaaataaaaaataaaaaagatgttttttttttgaaaggaaaaataaaatagatgttAAATTGTCAAattgttgaatatatatttcaattttgctCGATACATTGTAACTCTTTGTCATTTTTTGTGtgta from Medicago truncatula cultivar Jemalong A17 chromosome 8, MtrunA17r5.0-ANR, whole genome shotgun sequence includes the following:
- the LOC11423684 gene encoding NAC domain-containing protein 82, coding for MAIPKLVPGFRFSPTGVELIKYFLKRKVMGKKFLNDVIAELDIYKYAPWDLPDLSYLQNGDLEWYFFCPIEKKYGNGSRMNRATEIGFWKATGKDRAVQQNNQTVGMIKTLIFHTGKAPRGDRTDWVMHEYRLEDKDLADKGIVQDSYVICKVFQKEGPGPRNGAQYGRPFNEEDWSDDEVGTPFAEPAALAPTLPVTSNSFVLNDQNLHAIGYNGSISMPCQSGLVPSPDPANSCQTGLPPSPDPANSSQIGLTPSPDPVNSCQTGFMSSPDPSNACHIGFMSSPDPSNSCQTGYMPYPDSANECQIGFMSPDPANSHQTGLVLSPPDPVNSHLTGLVPSPDPVDNSYLENQAVNTDNILSMLDMFNDNDILPEENIAEGALSTDFFDGLGDLDCLGPVGQNADFSTYGMASTGDDYLDFMELIDLDSEMFWQSAAEPKLDPK